A stretch of DNA from Micromonospora sp. NBC_01813:
ACCCCGACCCCGGGTGAACCGACGAAGACGATGCTCTCCACCGCCAGCCCCGCGTCCCGGGCGGCGGTGCCCACCACCAGCGACCCGTAGCTGTGCCCGAGGATGGTCAGCCCGGCCGACCCGCCGTCGCGGTTGACCCCCAGACCCTCCTGGAACCGGCGCAGATCGGCGGCCCCGGCCCGCGCCGGAGCCGCGCTGGCCGCCTCGTCGACGAACGCCGGCGCCGCGTAGTCCAACCACAACACGGCTGCGGTCGCCTCCTGCGGAGCCAACTGCTGGCAGCGCCGCAGCACCTGCTCGGTGCGGACCAACTCGCCGCCGACCCGGTCGAGACCGCTGCCCATCCCCGGCACGTGGGTCAGCACATTCTCGGCGGCGTCCGGGTCGCCCAGCGCCAGGATCAGCCGACCGGTCGAACCGGCCCCGGAACCAGGGCGGCCCGGCGGGTCGCCGGCACCACCGTCGACGGCCAGCAGGTACGCCCGAGGGCCGGCCGGGGACGCGAGCCGGTCGGCGACCGCGTCCAACCCGGCGATCAGCCGATCCACCCGGCGCAACCGCGGCACCGCCGTCGGGTCCGCGCTGTCGAGCAGCGCTGCCCGCTGCGCCAGCAGCGCCGAACGCTGCCGGCCCAACAGCAGCCGGTTCGCCTGATCACGCACCGAGGCCGGCAACCCGTCGAGCCGGCCCAGCCAGGCCGGTTCGTGGCGGACCAGCCACCGCCGCTGCGCATCGTCCAGACCGGCCCACCAGGCCCGCACCCGGGCCGGGCCGGCCTGCGGCGGCGGTCGACCAGCTGGTGGTCGGGCCGGCCAGCCCTGGCTGGCCGCGGTGGCTGCCGCGTCGAGTCGACGGGCCGCGTCGGCGTCCGCGGCGGCGGCCAGGGCGAGCGCCTGCCCGATGCCGTCGGCGACCTGCCGCGCGCCGGCCAGCGACGGGCCGTCCGGTCGGGTGACCAGCGGGTCGACCGTCACCCGGCCGTGCCGATCGATCGACAGGCCGAGCCGACCGGCCGTGGCGACCCAGTCGGCGAGCACCGCCTTGGCCCGGGCCAGCCGCTCGGCGTACCCGCTGAGGATCTGGTCGACGTCACACAGCGCCGGGCCGACGGCGTCGAGCTGGTCACGCAGGCCGGCCAACCGCCCGTCGGCGGCCGACGCGGCCACGCCGGCCCAGTCGTGGCGCAGCCGCACCGCCGCCCCGGTCACCTCGGCGGCCCGGCGCTCGACCACCGGCTGGTGCCGCCGCCAGGCGTCCGCCGCCACCCGCCAGGCCGCCGGATCGGCCCGCCACAACTGCTGGTACGTGATCACCTGGTCAGCCGGTGGGCCGCCCGCCCGTCGGCCGCGTCGTACTCGTCGGCGGCCCGGACCAGGGCCTGGCCGGTGGTCGCCGCCTCGGCGCCGAGCCCGGTCAACTGCCGGTGGGTGGCCGCCGCCACCTCGGCCAGCAGGTCGGCCGCCGCCCACCCGGGCGCGGCCACGGTGAACGCTGGCTGGTCGGCCAGCCCGTGCCCCAGCCGCTGGCCCAACCCGGCCAGCCCGCCGGCCGCCTCACGCAGCGCCGCCGGCCGCACCGAGAACTCCCGCATGCCCGTCTCCTGTCTGTCGCACCCGGCCCGTCGTCCATTCACGGTATTGGTCCGGGCCCGCGCCGACGGCACCCTGTGGACAACGCCCCGCCGGTAGGGTGGCCGTGTGATCGTGGCGGTCGGACTCGACGTGGTGCTGGTGGAGCGGTTCGCCGCCGCACTGACCCGGACCCCGCTGCTCACCGACCGACTGTTCACCGAGGCGGAACGGCTGACCTCGTCGGGCAACCCGCGTTCGCCGGAGTCGCTGGCCGGCCGGTTCGCCGCGAAGGAGGCGGTGGCCAAGGCGCTCGGCGCGCCGGCCGGACTGCGCTGGCACGATTGTGAGATCGTCTCCGATCCGGCCGGCCGCCCCTGGCTGACGGTCTCCGGCACGGTCGCCGCGGCCGCCGCCGAACGAGGCGTCAACCGGTGGCACCTGTCGTTGTCCCACGACGGTGGCATCGCCTCGGCGATGGTCGTCGCCGAACACTGAGAGAAAGGTGTCGACGTGATCGGCGTCTGGCGGGTGTCCGATGTGCGCAGTGCCGAGCAGGCCCTGATGGCGACCCTGCCGCCCGGCACCCTGATGCAACGGGCCGCCGCCGGCCTGGCCCGCCGGTGCGCGCTGCTGCTCGCCGAGCGGGGCGGCGTGTACGGTGCCGAGGTCCTGCTGCTGGTCGGCTCGGGCGACAACGGCGGCGACGCGCTGTACGCCGGTGCGCTACTGGCCCGGCGTGGTGCCCGGGTCACGGCCTGGCTGCTGGCCCCCGAGCGGACCCACCCCGGCGGGCTCGCCGCGCTGCGGGCCGCCGGCGGGCTGACCACCGACGGCGGTGCCGGCCGCGACGGCACCGGGCGGAATGGCGGCGGGCGGCACGCGGACCTGGTGGTCGACGGGATCGTCGGGATCGGCGGCACCGGCGGGCTGCGCCAACCGGCGGCCGACGCGGTCGCCCGGGCGACCGAGGCGACCTCGCCTCGCGGCGGCCGACCGGTGGTCGTCGCCGTCGACGTGCCCAGCGGCGTATCGGTCGACACCGGCGGACTGCCGGCCGGCAACGGCGCTGCGGTGTCCGGCGCACCGGACGGCGCACCGGACACGGTGCGCGCCGACGTCACCGTCACCTTCGGCTGTCTGAAGCCGGCCCTGGCCGTCGGGGCGGCGGCGGCCCACGCCGGCCACGTGGAGTTGGTCGACATCGGCCTGACGCCGTGGCTGCGCACCGCGCCCGCGTTCGAGGTACCGAGCCGGGCCGACGTGGCGGCCTGGTGGCCCCGGCTGCAGCCGGCAACGGAGAAGTACACCCGGGGCGTGGTCGGGGTGGCGACCGGCTCGGCGACGTACCCCGGTGCGGCGGTGCTCTCCGTCGGCGGGGCCGTCGCCGGGCCGACCGGGCTGATCCGGTACGCCGGCACCGCTGCCGACCAGGTGCTGGACAAGCATCCCTCGGTCATCGCCACCGGGCGGGTCGCCGACGCAGGCCGGGTGCAGGCCTGGGTCTGCGGATCCGGCCTGGGTGGCGGCGAGACCGCGGCCGCCGAGCTGCGGGCGGTGCTGGCCGCCCCGGTGCCGGTGGTGCTGGACGCCGACGCGTTGACGATGCTGGTCGACGGCACCTGGTCGGAGCAGTTGCGCAGTCGTCGGGCACCCACCGTGATCACCCCGCACGACCGGGAGTTCGCCCGGCTCGCCGGCGCACCCGGCGACGATCGGGTCGGGGCCGCGCTGCGGCTGGCCGCCTGGATGCGGGCCACCGTGCTGCTCAAGGGCGACCGTACGGTGGTCGCCACCCCGGACGGCCGGGCGTACGTGAACCCGACCGGTTCCCCGGCGCTGGCCACCGGGGGCACCGGTGACGTGCTGGCCGGGCTGCTCGGGTCGCTGCTCGCCGCCGGGCTGGCACCGGAGCGCGCGGCGCTGGCCGCCGCGTACGCGCACGGACTGGCCGGTCGGGCCGCGGCGCGGGGCGGGCCGGTGACCGCGGTCGAGGTGGCTGGCGCGTTGCGGCCGATCGTGGCAGACCTGACCAGCGCGGAACCTGCCCGATCAGGTGACTGATCAGTAGTCTGGACGGCATGTGGCAGGCGGAGGTGTGCGTCGACCTGGACGCGATCCGGGAGAATGTGGCCCGGCTGCGGGCCGGCACCAGCGCGGAGTTGATGGCGGTGGTCAAGGCCGACGGGTACGGCCACGGCATGGTCCCGGCCGCCCGGGCGGCCCTCGACGCCGGGGCGGCCTGGCTCGGCGTCTGCACCCTCGGTGAAGGGCTGGAGCTGCGCCAGGCCGGGTTGACCGCACCCGTGCTGGCCTGGCTGCTAGCGCCGGGACTGCCGTTGCACGACGCGGTGACCGCCGACGTCGACCTCGGTGTCGGCAGCCGGGAGCTGCTGGCCGAGGCGGTCGCCGCGGCCCAGGCGGCCGGCCGACCGGCCCGGCTGCACCTCAAGATCGATACCGGGCTGGCCCGGGGCGGCGCCACCGGTGACGACTGGCCCGACCTGGTCGAAGCCGCCGCGAAGGCCCAGTCCGACGGCACCGTCGAGGTGGTCGGGATCTGGAGCCACTTCGCGGTCGCCGACGCGCCCCGACACCCGATCAACGACCAGCAGCTGGCCGCCTACCAGGACGGATTGGCGGTCGCCGAACGGTTCGGGGTGCGACCCCACTACCGGCACCTGGCCAACTCGGCGGCCACCCTGACCCGACCGGACACCCACTTCGACCTGGTCCGGGCCGGCATCGCCTGCTACGGGCTGTCCCCGGTGCCGGGCGAGGACTTCGGCCTGCGGCCGGCGATGACCGTCCGGGCCCGGGTGATGCTGGCCAAACGGGTTCCCGCCGGGCAGGGCGTGTCGTACGGCCACACCTACCACACCGAGCGGGAGGGCACCGTGGCCGTGCTGCCGCTCGGTTACGCCGACGGCGTACCCCGGCACGCCTCCGGCTCCGGCCCGGTGCAGCTCGCCGGCCGGGTACACCGGATCGCCGGCCGGGTCTGCATGGACCAGATCATGCTCGACTGCGGCGACGACGACATCGCCGCCGGCGACGTGGCGACCCTGTTCGGCGACGGCCGGAGCGGCGAGCCGACCGCCGACGACTGGGCCGCCGCCGTGGACACCATCAACTACGAGATCGTCACCCGCTTCGGCAGCCGCCGGGTGCCCCGCGTCTACCAGGACTCCCGCCGATGAGCAGCCAGCGAGCCGGGGTGCAGAAGGTCGCCCGTACCGCCGGGATCGTCGGTGCGGTCCTCGGCGTCGCCGCCGCCGGGGTGACCGCGACGGTCGCCGCCGAACGGGCCCTGGTCCGCCGGCTCAAACGCGACACCAGCGACCCGTACGTCGACGAACCCTTCGGCGAGTTGCCCTACGACGAGACCCGGGTGGTCACCGCCTCGGACGGCACCGACGTGTACGTGGAGATGGTCGAGCCGGCCGACGACGCCCCCGATCGACCCACCATCGTCTTCGTGCACGGCTACTGCCTGGACATGGGGACCTTCCACTTCCAGCGCCGCGAGTTGACGCTGGACGGCGAGTACCGGCTGGTCTGCTACGACCAGCCCGGCCACGGCCGATCCGGCCGGCTGGAGTCCGGCGACTACGAGATCGCGGCGCTGGCCGACACGCTGCGGGCGGTGATCGAGCAGTGCGTCCCCGACGGGCAGTTGGTGCTGGTCGGGCACTCGATGGGCGGCATGACCATCATGGCGCTGGCCGAGCGCTACCCGGAGATGTTCGACGACCGGGTGGCCGGCACCGTGCTGATGGCCACCTCCGGTGGTCTGGTCGACGAGGCCCGCCTCGGCGTGCCGGCGATCCTGAGCCGGGCCGGCTCGCCACTGCTGATGCTGGTCAACAACGCGACCCGGCTGACCGGGGGAGTGATCGACCGGACCCGGCTGGCCGCCTCCGACCTGGCCTGGCTGCTGACCCGTCGGTACGGCTTCGGCACCGACCGGCCGAGCCCGACGCTGGTCAGCTACGTGGAACGGATGAACTCGCGCACCTCCGCCGAGACGATCACCCGGTACGCCCGTACGCTGCTGACCCACTCGCGATATCCGGCACTGGCGGTGCTGGCACCCAACCCGACCCTGGTCATCGTCGGCGACAAGGACATGATCACCCCGGTGACGCACTCCGAGGAGATCGTGCGCTGGCTGCCGGAGGCCGACTACGTCCGGATCACCGACGGCGGTCACGTGGTGATGCTCGAACACGCCGACGAGGTGAACGCCGCGCTGTTCGCGTTCCTTGCGAAGATCCAACAATGACCGTACGGGTACTTCTTGCCGAGTTGGCCGACACCCACGAGTTCGGCCGCCGGCTCGGTCGTCTGCTGCGCCGAGGGGACCTGGTGGTGCTGACGGGTCCGCTCGGTGCCGGCAAGACAGCGCTGGTGCAGGGGATCGGCACCGGCCTGGGGGTACGCGGCAGCGTGACCTCGCCGACCTTCGTGATCGCCCGGGTGCATCCGCCGGACCCGGCCCGAGGTGGGGCGCTCACCCTGGTGCATGCCGACGCGTACCGGCTCGGCGACGCGGCCGACCCACGGGCCGAGATCGACGACCTCGACCTGGACGCCGACGTGGACGAAGCCGTCACCGTCGTCGAATGGGGCGAGGGGATGGTCGAGCAGCTCACCGACGCGCACCTGCAGGTCCGGCTGCACCGCGCCGACGACG
This window harbors:
- the alr gene encoding alanine racemase yields the protein MWQAEVCVDLDAIRENVARLRAGTSAELMAVVKADGYGHGMVPAARAALDAGAAWLGVCTLGEGLELRQAGLTAPVLAWLLAPGLPLHDAVTADVDLGVGSRELLAEAVAAAQAAGRPARLHLKIDTGLARGGATGDDWPDLVEAAAKAQSDGTVEVVGIWSHFAVADAPRHPINDQQLAAYQDGLAVAERFGVRPHYRHLANSAATLTRPDTHFDLVRAGIACYGLSPVPGEDFGLRPAMTVRARVMLAKRVPAGQGVSYGHTYHTEREGTVAVLPLGYADGVPRHASGSGPVQLAGRVHRIAGRVCMDQIMLDCGDDDIAAGDVATLFGDGRSGEPTADDWAAAVDTINYEIVTRFGSRRVPRVYQDSRR
- a CDS encoding holo-ACP synthase — translated: MIVAVGLDVVLVERFAAALTRTPLLTDRLFTEAERLTSSGNPRSPESLAGRFAAKEAVAKALGAPAGLRWHDCEIVSDPAGRPWLTVSGTVAAAAAERGVNRWHLSLSHDGGIASAMVVAEH
- the tsaE gene encoding tRNA (adenosine(37)-N6)-threonylcarbamoyltransferase complex ATPase subunit type 1 TsaE yields the protein MTVRVLLAELADTHEFGRRLGRLLRRGDLVVLTGPLGAGKTALVQGIGTGLGVRGSVTSPTFVIARVHPPDPARGGALTLVHADAYRLGDAADPRAEIDDLDLDADVDEAVTVVEWGEGMVEQLTDAHLQVRLHRADDDSRTAELTGVGADWAARLATLDTPRKAYP
- a CDS encoding NAD(P)H-hydrate dehydratase: MATLPPGTLMQRAAAGLARRCALLLAERGGVYGAEVLLLVGSGDNGGDALYAGALLARRGARVTAWLLAPERTHPGGLAALRAAGGLTTDGGAGRDGTGRNGGGRHADLVVDGIVGIGGTGGLRQPAADAVARATEATSPRGGRPVVVAVDVPSGVSVDTGGLPAGNGAAVSGAPDGAPDTVRADVTVTFGCLKPALAVGAAAAHAGHVELVDIGLTPWLRTAPAFEVPSRADVAAWWPRLQPATEKYTRGVVGVATGSATYPGAAVLSVGGAVAGPTGLIRYAGTAADQVLDKHPSVIATGRVADAGRVQAWVCGSGLGGGETAAAELRAVLAAPVPVVLDADALTMLVDGTWSEQLRSRRAPTVITPHDREFARLAGAPGDDRVGAALRLAAWMRATVLLKGDRTVVATPDGRAYVNPTGSPALATGGTGDVLAGLLGSLLAAGLAPERAALAAAYAHGLAGRAAARGGPVTAVEVAGALRPIVADLTSAEPARSGD
- a CDS encoding alpha/beta fold hydrolase; the encoded protein is MSSQRAGVQKVARTAGIVGAVLGVAAAGVTATVAAERALVRRLKRDTSDPYVDEPFGELPYDETRVVTASDGTDVYVEMVEPADDAPDRPTIVFVHGYCLDMGTFHFQRRELTLDGEYRLVCYDQPGHGRSGRLESGDYEIAALADTLRAVIEQCVPDGQLVLVGHSMGGMTIMALAERYPEMFDDRVAGTVLMATSGGLVDEARLGVPAILSRAGSPLLMLVNNATRLTGGVIDRTRLAASDLAWLLTRRYGFGTDRPSPTLVSYVERMNSRTSAETITRYARTLLTHSRYPALAVLAPNPTLVIVGDKDMITPVTHSEEIVRWLPEADYVRITDGGHVVMLEHADEVNAALFAFLAKIQQ
- a CDS encoding alpha/beta hydrolase, whose product is MITYQQLWRADPAAWRVAADAWRRHQPVVERRAAEVTGAAVRLRHDWAGVAASAADGRLAGLRDQLDAVGPALCDVDQILSGYAERLARAKAVLADWVATAGRLGLSIDRHGRVTVDPLVTRPDGPSLAGARQVADGIGQALALAAAADADAARRLDAAATAASQGWPARPPAGRPPPQAGPARVRAWWAGLDDAQRRWLVRHEPAWLGRLDGLPASVRDQANRLLLGRQRSALLAQRAALLDSADPTAVPRLRRVDRLIAGLDAVADRLASPAGPRAYLLAVDGGAGDPPGRPGSGAGSTGRLILALGDPDAAENVLTHVPGMGSGLDRVGGELVRTEQVLRRCQQLAPQEATAAVLWLDYAAPAFVDEAASAAPARAGAADLRRFQEGLGVNRDGGSAGLTILGHSYGSLVVGTAARDAGLAVESIVFVGSPGVGVDHVDELAVPAEQVWASTAADDVIRHATWPQLWPGDRLWHGQDPSATGFGARVFDGDAAGHLGYWAQDNPALDSMARIVLGDDHHREVVTRR